Proteins co-encoded in one Spirosoma endbachense genomic window:
- a CDS encoding penicillin acylase family protein codes for MNRFISQTISFFILLVVALSSFVVKGQPFSKAEITRWQQHAKQVTITRDTWGVPHIYGKTDADVVFGLLYTQCEDDFARVEENYITSTGRLAEVEGESALYHDLRARLFMDSTQAIAIYKKSPVWMKQLLDAFADGTNYYLYTHPNVTPRLLKRFQPWMPLMFSEGSIGGNISVVSTERLKAFYEQRKSTSWLNNFDHYERESVGSNGFAISPAKSATKNALLLINPHTSFYFRSEVHMVSQSGLNAYGAVTWGQFFIYQGFNENCGWMHTTSYADSMDEYLETIEKKNNALFYKHGNALKAVRTQKVRLPYKAGNGVQYKDFTMYFTQHGPIAGEKDGKWISIDMMNTPLNALEQSYLRTKATGYASFKEVMKLNGNASNNTIFADRDGTIAYWHGNFMPKRDPKFDWSQPVDGSNPETDWKGLHSVDDIVQVKNPASGWIQNCNATPFTVSGTSSPEKNKYPAYMAPDAENYRGVNAVRVLSRKSMFTLDTLISAADDPHLAAFDDLLPALLSAYQTVSSDASNQSKDLTEAVQILKDWDKSYGVQSVGQTLAIYWGEKIQKLARSRAAADQRFDNLGLSAFTISQTSPQEKVAALAEVLTELTRDFGTWKTPWGDINRYQRLTGKIQETYDDQKASIPVGFTSSAWGSLAAFAARTYPGTKKRYGSVGNSFVAVVEFGKRVKARSVVTGGQSSRPGETHFTDQAPLYCEGKFKDVLFYPEDVQKHVEKTYHPGEK; via the coding sequence ATGAATCGCTTTATTTCCCAGACAATCTCATTTTTTATACTTCTCGTAGTCGCTCTATCTTCTTTTGTTGTCAAAGGCCAGCCGTTCAGCAAGGCCGAAATTACACGCTGGCAGCAGCATGCCAAACAGGTCACGATTACCCGCGACACCTGGGGCGTTCCGCACATTTATGGTAAAACTGATGCTGATGTAGTTTTTGGTTTACTCTATACCCAATGCGAAGACGATTTTGCCCGCGTTGAAGAGAATTATATCACGTCGACGGGTCGGTTAGCCGAAGTAGAAGGTGAGTCGGCCCTTTACCATGATCTGCGGGCGAGGCTCTTTATGGATAGTACGCAGGCCATAGCTATCTACAAAAAAAGCCCGGTCTGGATGAAGCAGTTGCTGGATGCCTTTGCCGATGGAACCAATTATTACCTCTACACCCATCCCAATGTTACCCCCAGATTGCTGAAACGCTTCCAGCCCTGGATGCCGCTTATGTTCAGTGAAGGCAGTATTGGTGGCAACATCAGCGTGGTATCCACCGAGCGGTTAAAGGCTTTTTATGAGCAGCGAAAATCAACGTCGTGGCTCAACAATTTCGACCACTACGAACGCGAATCAGTTGGATCGAACGGATTTGCCATCTCCCCTGCCAAAAGTGCTACCAAAAACGCGCTCTTACTGATCAACCCGCACACTTCGTTTTATTTCCGGTCGGAGGTGCACATGGTCAGCCAGAGCGGCTTAAACGCGTACGGAGCGGTTACCTGGGGCCAATTCTTTATCTATCAGGGGTTTAACGAAAATTGTGGCTGGATGCACACAACCAGCTATGCCGATTCGATGGATGAATATCTGGAAACGATCGAGAAAAAGAACAACGCCCTTTTTTATAAACATGGGAATGCGCTCAAGGCCGTCCGCACACAAAAAGTACGGTTACCCTATAAAGCAGGAAACGGAGTGCAATACAAAGATTTTACGATGTATTTTACCCAGCATGGCCCCATTGCTGGCGAAAAAGATGGTAAGTGGATATCGATCGATATGATGAATACCCCCCTGAATGCGCTGGAACAGTCGTATCTACGCACGAAAGCAACCGGGTATGCAAGTTTCAAAGAAGTCATGAAACTCAATGGCAATGCGTCCAACAATACGATTTTTGCGGATCGTGACGGTACGATTGCCTACTGGCATGGCAATTTCATGCCGAAACGAGACCCCAAATTTGACTGGAGCCAGCCAGTAGATGGCAGTAATCCCGAAACCGACTGGAAGGGTTTGCATTCGGTCGATGACATTGTTCAGGTAAAGAACCCGGCCAGTGGCTGGATTCAGAACTGCAATGCCACTCCATTTACTGTGTCGGGTACAAGTAGCCCCGAGAAAAACAAGTATCCGGCCTACATGGCTCCTGATGCCGAAAACTACCGGGGTGTCAACGCTGTTCGTGTCCTCAGCCGCAAATCGATGTTCACCCTCGATACCCTCATTTCCGCAGCTGACGACCCACACCTGGCTGCTTTTGATGATTTACTACCTGCATTATTGAGTGCTTATCAAACCGTTTCCAGCGATGCGTCGAATCAATCGAAAGACCTGACCGAAGCCGTTCAGATCCTGAAAGACTGGGACAAATCGTATGGTGTTCAGTCGGTCGGTCAGACACTGGCTATTTATTGGGGCGAAAAAATACAGAAACTGGCTCGTAGCCGTGCGGCTGCCGATCAGCGATTCGATAATTTGGGGCTTTCGGCCTTTACGATCAGCCAGACCTCCCCGCAGGAAAAAGTAGCGGCCTTAGCCGAAGTACTAACTGAGCTGACCCGTGATTTCGGCACCTGGAAAACGCCCTGGGGCGACATTAATCGCTACCAGCGGCTAACGGGAAAAATACAGGAAACCTACGACGACCAGAAGGCTAGTATTCCGGTTGGTTTTACGTCATCAGCCTGGGGGTCTTTGGCGGCTTTTGCAGCCAGAACCTATCCCGGCACCAAAAAGCGGTACGGCAGCGTGGGCAATAGTTTTGTGGCCGTTGTCGAATTTGGCAAACGCGTAAAAGCCCGTTCGGTGGTTACGGGTGGCCAAAGCAGCCGACCCGGCGAAACCCATTTCACGGATCAGGCTCCTCTCTACTGCGAAGGGAAATTTAAGGATGTTTTGTTTTACCCCGAAGATGTGCAAAAGCACGTTGAGAAGACCTATCATCCAGGGGAGAAGTAA
- a CDS encoding alpha/beta hydrolase, whose translation MAKSKTIVLIHGNFVNNTSWAEWKRYYEQKGYRVYTPANPGHEGNPAELRAKVHPDLIKTGFIDIIDNLSQLIDTLPEKPLIIGHSMAGMATLKLVEMGKAAAGVSIDGAPPKNVFPPFQTLKTVLPAFGFFSFNTYFMGSRKWYDYAFFNTIPDTEKEKAFEKLAVPESYKVSRQLVLNSFSNIDFKKPHAPILFVGGGSDHIFPPNLTQTIADSYKDTTSRVDVKIFEGKSHFICGEPGWEKVADYILDWYENQ comes from the coding sequence ATGGCAAAGTCAAAAACTATCGTACTCATTCACGGAAATTTTGTAAACAACACCAGTTGGGCAGAATGGAAACGCTATTATGAACAAAAAGGGTATAGGGTTTATACACCTGCCAATCCCGGACATGAAGGTAATCCTGCTGAGTTGAGAGCAAAAGTTCATCCTGACCTTATTAAAACGGGGTTTATCGATATTATTGACAACCTCAGTCAATTAATCGATACCTTACCCGAAAAGCCATTAATTATTGGTCACTCTATGGCAGGAATGGCAACGTTGAAACTGGTAGAAATGGGAAAAGCAGCAGCTGGAGTAAGCATCGATGGCGCACCACCAAAAAATGTTTTTCCGCCATTTCAAACACTTAAAACGGTATTGCCAGCCTTTGGCTTTTTTTCTTTTAATACGTATTTTATGGGTAGTCGTAAATGGTACGATTATGCATTTTTCAATACGATACCTGATACAGAGAAAGAAAAAGCATTTGAAAAATTGGCGGTACCTGAAAGTTATAAGGTCAGTCGTCAATTAGTTTTAAATTCTTTTTCAAATATAGATTTCAAGAAACCGCACGCGCCAATTTTGTTTGTCGGTGGCGGCAGCGACCATATTTTTCCCCCCAATCTGACACAAACAATAGCCGACAGCTATAAGGATACAACGAGTCGGGTTGATGTAAAAATATTTGAAGGCAAAAGCCATTTCATTTGCGGAGAACCGGGTTGGGAAAAGGTAGCCGATTATATTTTAGATTGGTATGAAAATCAGTAA